The genomic interval TGTCAAAAATGAACCACAGTTTGCTATCAAGAATATTGGTCTTTTCAAAATGAATGGAGACCAATTATTATCTTATTGGATATATTACTATCTACATTCTGATAATGCACAAGAAAACATACTCAAAAATATAAAAGGTTCTACTCAACAGTATATTGCATTAAAAGATTTACGACTGTTACCAATAGGACTACCTCCGATTGAAATTAGACAACGGATTGTTGAGATATTGAAATCCTTCGATGATAAAATCGAATTGAATCGGCGGATCAATGCGAATTTGGAGGCGCAGGCGCAGGCCCTCTTCCGGTCGTGGTTTGTGGATTTCGAACCCTTCCGCGACGGCCCCTTTGTCGATTCCGAATTAGGCAAAATCCCTCAAGGCTGGAAGGTCGCCGAATTAGGAGATGTTACCAAACAACAAACGGAAAAAGTTGGACCACAAAAAACGGTAAAGGTATTGTCTCCAATTACCACAGGGGAACTTGTCCTATCGGAAGAATATTTCACCAAGCAGGTTTTCAGCGAAAGCATTGCAAAATACATCATCGTAAAGCCCGACCAGTTCGCATACAATCCGGCGCGTATCAACATCGGTTCTATTGGTCGGAATACCTTCGAATTCGACGGTTGCGTAAGCCCCGTTTATGTCGTTTTTGAATGCGAAAAAGGATATCATTACTTTTTTGACTTCTTCAGAAAGACCGACGCATTCAAGCAAGAAGTGATATCCCGTGCAATCGGAGGAGTTCGTCAGACTTTGGGATATAAGGATTTTGCTTTGATTAAGGTCATATATCCTCCTCAAAATGTCGTATTGGAATTTAACAGAATATATACTAATTTATTAAATTTACAGAATCATAATATTTTGGAAATAAAGACCCTTTCCGCCTTGCGCGACACCCTGCTGCCCAAATTGATGGCCGGAGAAATAAATGTAGAATAAAAACCTAAAATACTATCATTATGAATCAACTACTTACTCCTTGCGTAATCCAAGCATTTTTTATTTGCATTACAGTAATAATATCACTCTATATCCTCCGTTCATTTTATAAGATATATTGCTCCAGGCCGCAGGCACATATAGGAAACGGAGAAAATTCCAGAAATAATCAAAGTTTACCTTATCTATTTTGGTCAAGTGTAATATTACTTATTGGTATTGCTATTTTTTCTTATGGATTCCACCAAAATAGAACAGTTCTTGATTTTATCTCTTTAGCCTCCGCTCTGATTTCAATTATTCTGGCAATCATCACGATAATATATTCATTCTATACCAACGGCCGCTCTGTTGGACAAGCCGAGAAATTACAGGAAGCGGCAGAAGAAGTACAAAAAGCGACCAAAGCGTATTCCGAATCAGCGGGAAGCTTGCAGCTCAATATTCAAAAGATTCTGAGCAAGATAGATCATGTCGAAGCGAATACCAATGCAATATACAACAATATTTACAATGTTTCAGACGAAAAGGGAAATCATTCCGGATCAAAAACAGAACAATTGGTTAGGCAATCTTCCGCATTAGGAACAATGGCTTTGTACGCAGCAAGTTTATCGAAAGAGCATAACAAAAATTTTCCTCTTGCAATTCTTGGAGAACTTCAAAACGCATCATATTGTTCTGGATTTCTAATTGCAGTTTCTTGTATAGATCTTATTGAGGTTCAATTAATTATTGAGAATAATTCTATTTTCATTTCTGTTGATAAATATGATACCAACCTTAAAGATAGTGTCATTAAGAAAATAAATTATTACATAGAAGATGCTGACGTCGACACAGATAATAAAGATTTTTTTACAAAAACAAAAGAGAAAATAGATCAATACTTCTGCAACAATCCAAGTAAATAAATCATAAAAGAATACGGTCCAACTTATGCCCTTCACCGAAGCCCATTTCGAAAACGCCATCCTCGAAATCTTCCGAGACCTGCTCGGTTACGAGTACCTCTACGGCCCCAATGTCGTGAGGGACTTCGCTGAGCCCCTCTGCATGGAGATTCTCGACGAGGCCCTCGTCCGCATAAACCCCTCGCTCCCCCGCGCCGCCATCGACGAGGCCATCGCCCGCATCCGAAACATCGAAAGCGGTTCGCTCGCCCGCAAAAACGCCCGGTTCACCGACATGCTCCAGAACGGCGTGGCGGTCAACTACTTCGACGGCAGCGAACAGCGTGCCGGGCTGGTGCGGCTGGTGGATTACGACCTCCCGATGCGCAACCGGTTCACGGTCGCGAACCAGTGGACGGTCGAGGAGCGTTCGGTGCGAAGGGCCGACATCGTGGTGTTTGTCAACGGGTTGCCGCTGGTGGTCGTCGAGCTGAAATCCCCCTCGCGCGAGGCAACCGACGTCTCGGAGGCCTACGCCCAGCTGCGAAACTACATGCAGGAGATTCCCTCGCTGTTCGTCTACAACGCCTTCTGCGTGATGAGCGACCTGGCTACGACCAAGGCCGGGACCATCACGGCGGGCGAGGACCGATTCATGGAGTGGAAGACCGTGGACGGCAAGCTGGAGGACGCGCGCTACGCCAATTTCGACGTCCTCTTCCGCGGGATGTTCGAGAAGAGCCGCTTCATCGAGCTGCTCGGCGGCTTCATCTGCTGCGCGGAGAAGGACGGGCAAGACATCAAGATATTGAGCGCCTACCATCAGTTCTACGCCGTGCGCAAGGCCGTCGATTCGACGCTCTGCGCCGCCGAGACGGACGGTCGCGGCGGGGTATTCTGGCACACGCAGGGAAGCGGCAAGTCGCTGTCGATGGTCTTCTTCGCCAAGCGGTTGCAGCGGGCGATGGCCTCACCGACGATTGTCGTGCTGACCGACCGCAACGACCTCGACGGGCAGCTGTACGGTCAGTTTGCGCAGTGCAGCGATTTTTTGCGGCAGGTGCCCGTGCAGGCCTCGAGCCGCGCCCATCTGCGCGAGCTGCTGGCCGGGCGCGAGGCAAACGGCATTTTCTTCTCGACGATGCAGAAGTTCGAGGAGGGAGACGGACCCCTCTCTGAGCGCCGCAACATCGTGGTGATGGTCGACGAGGCGCACCGCAGCCAGTACGGGCTGGAGGAGCACATCGACGCGCGCACGGGGCGCGTGCGCACAGGTGCGGCGCGGCTGGTACGCAACGCCCTGCCGAATGCCACCTACATCGGCTTCACGGGGACCCCGATTGCGCAGAAGGACCGCTCGACGCGCGAGGTCTTCGGCGACTACATCGACGTCTACGACATGACGCAGGCCGTCGAGGACGGCGCCACGCGCCCGGTCTTCTACGAGAGCCGCGTCGTTAATCTCCATCTCGATGAAGAGACGCTACGCCGCATCGATGCCGAGTACGACGCGATGGCCGAGGAGGCCGAGGAGTACGCCGTCGAGAAGAGCAAGCGCGAGTTGGGACGCATCGACTCGATTCTGGGGGCCGATGCAACGGTGGCGTCGCTGTGCGAGGACATCGTGAAGCACTACGAGGAGTTCCGCCAGTGGGAACAGACCGGAAAGGCGATGATTGTGGCCTACTCGCGGCCGATTGCGATGAAGATTTACCATCGGATTCTGGAGATGCGCCCCGAGTGGAGCGAGAAGCTGGCCGTGGTGATGACTTCGAGCAACAAGGACCCCGAGGAGTGGCGGGCCGTGATCGGCAACGACGCCCACAAGAAGGAGCTGGAGCGGCGGTTCAAGGACAATGCCGGGCCGCTGAAGATTGTCATCGTGGTGGACATGTGGCTGACGGGGTTCGATGTTCCCTCGCTGGCGACGATGTATGTCTACAAGCCGATGGCAGGACACAACCTCATGCAGGCCATTGCGCGCGTGAACCGCGTCTTCGGCGACAAGCAGGGCGGATTGGTGGTCGATTACGTCGGCATCGCCTCGGCCCTGAAGCAGGCGATGAACGACTACACGTTGCGCGACCGCCGCAACTAC from uncultured Alistipes sp. carries:
- a CDS encoding restriction endonuclease subunit S — its product is MGEWKTYRLGEICDVRDGTHDSPKQSLTGKPLVTSKNIKGGIINLSSTYLISNEDYQSINKRSCVHQWDILFSMIGTVGELAIVKNEPQFAIKNIGLFKMNGDQLLSYWIYYYLHSDNAQENILKNIKGSTQQYIALKDLRLLPIGLPPIEIRQRIVEILKSFDDKIELNRRINANLEAQAQALFRSWFVDFEPFRDGPFVDSELGKIPQGWKVAELGDVTKQQTEKVGPQKTVKVLSPITTGELVLSEEYFTKQVFSESIAKYIIVKPDQFAYNPARINIGSIGRNTFEFDGCVSPVYVVFECEKGYHYFFDFFRKTDAFKQEVISRAIGGVRQTLGYKDFALIKVIYPPQNVVLEFNRIYTNLLNLQNHNILEIKTLSALRDTLLPKLMAGEINVE
- a CDS encoding type I restriction endonuclease subunit R, whose protein sequence is MPFTEAHFENAILEIFRDLLGYEYLYGPNVVRDFAEPLCMEILDEALVRINPSLPRAAIDEAIARIRNIESGSLARKNARFTDMLQNGVAVNYFDGSEQRAGLVRLVDYDLPMRNRFTVANQWTVEERSVRRADIVVFVNGLPLVVVELKSPSREATDVSEAYAQLRNYMQEIPSLFVYNAFCVMSDLATTKAGTITAGEDRFMEWKTVDGKLEDARYANFDVLFRGMFEKSRFIELLGGFICCAEKDGQDIKILSAYHQFYAVRKAVDSTLCAAETDGRGGVFWHTQGSGKSLSMVFFAKRLQRAMASPTIVVLTDRNDLDGQLYGQFAQCSDFLRQVPVQASSRAHLRELLAGREANGIFFSTMQKFEEGDGPLSERRNIVVMVDEAHRSQYGLEEHIDARTGRVRTGAARLVRNALPNATYIGFTGTPIAQKDRSTREVFGDYIDVYDMTQAVEDGATRPVFYESRVVNLHLDEETLRRIDAEYDAMAEEAEEYAVEKSKRELGRIDSILGADATVASLCEDIVKHYEEFRQWEQTGKAMIVAYSRPIAMKIYHRILEMRPEWSEKLAVVMTSSNKDPEEWRAVIGNDAHKKELERRFKDNAGPLKIVIVVDMWLTGFDVPSLATMYVYKPMAGHNLMQAIARVNRVFGDKQGGLVVDYVGIASALKQAMNDYTLRDRRNYGDPDIAKTAYPEFRKKLEVCRDLLHGYDYAGFRGNSDLERARAISGGADFLQAPERAKVKEDYIREALLLRQALSLCQSMPDREERLEAAYFEAVRTLLTRVEGKGKISFREINERINELLRQSIQSEGVINLFSDVQEEFSLFDPKFLEEIGRMKEKNLAVELLRKLIAEQVQLYRRTNTVRAAKFSEILAQAMSNYLKGMLTNEEVIEELLKTAREIIDGEKAGQALHLTTEELAFYDALTKPEAVRDFYTNDQLLAITHELTDALRKNKTIDWNLKESARAGMRRLVKRLLKKYKYPPEGQEDALNTIMEQCEMWSENS